The genome window GGCCCCAGGAGCCACTGATGGAACAGAAATGTTTGGGGCTCTGCCTCGGCCCCGTCTCAACACAGGGGACTTCTCCCTCAAGCACTGAGGGAGAGCGTGGAGGCAGATATACAGAGAAAGGGATAGAGAGAGAATTAGCGTGTTAGAGGAATGTGGGGAGAAGTGGTTGTGGTGTATTGACCGGCAAATGGGACGCGCAGTATGTGAAACAGTGCAAAAGCTAGTACCTCCATTTATTTCTCACTAACTCAAATTAATGGCACGTGCTTTGAGGAGtaactgaaacagaaatgttcTGAACACTAACAGCATTTTCAACACTACCCATCCCCACCCAAAcccaaccaccaccacctcgTCACTACTCATTTCACAATACTAGCTCCTACACATCCCCCGACACTACACTAGGATTGGACTTCAACATGTGTGTGTAGTGATCCACTGCACTgatcaaaacacacactaaaacaggGTGTATAATAGTGTAACAGGCACAGGTGAGTGTCACGAACCATATGCACTGGTGCTGAGTTTTTGGGGAAGATCGCCGTTTGGTCAAATTACCTGTGAAGTGACAAGAACCTGTAGTAACAGCCATCAGTACCTGATTAATCGCTGGCTCCGGGGCTCCATGCTAACACATTTGCGTACTGGCCTTATTATAATAATGTGCAGTTGCTCCAAAGctacaaaatgtatttcagagtgaaatggaaaaatgaaacaaaaaacccTTTTCATGAAAATCTGTTAATTATGAAACTCAGGAGActcagttagcttagcattgAATATAAATTGGAAGCAGTGAGTAATGTCTAGCCTGACTCTCCATATTTCAACTGGCATAGTTCATCATAGTgcataaaatgtctttattccAACTTAGTTGCTTGagataatataatatgaatatgTCAAAAGCActttgacacttttttttacctAGAGTTTGACTTTAGCTGGGCACTTAATGCACCAACAAGACATGCATGGTATCCCTCTTCTTACTCTAACTgttgaaaagaacaaaagaaatatatatttgcGAAATGTTAAAGTCTAACAAGGAACAGAGAAAAGTTGGCAAAAACTACATTTGGCTATTCCGGTTGAATGCAGGCGATGACTTAAAATGTGAAAACGTTAGTAGTTCATTAACTTTTTGCTATTAGGAGTCCACTTTTCTTAATCATTTTAATGATACTACTTTACAGCTCTGCTGTCACTTGGCACATTATAGGCTGAAGTGTTAGCGTGGAGTGCCAAAGCCAGTGATTTCCCCACAATTGATGATGATTTTTCTGCGTGCTCCCCTCTTTTCCTGGTAACATGACCAACAGGCCAGTTGTCGCACTccctcccaaaaaaaaaacaaaaaaacaacaaccccaATCTATTCCTTAAAAGGGGTAGAAACCACAGAAATGGTTGACTTAATGTGAAGCTTGTGGCTTTTCAAGGTGTGAGCGGAGGACACCAGCACCTCCTCATAACATGCctatttgtacttttttgcCAATGAATGACTGATAGAACGATTGTAAATCAGTACAGAGTTCTGGGGGATTTTTCAGTTTCTGGCTCCAGATATCTTGTTGAAATGACAGAATGAATGAGCAAATGACTGTGTatatgagagaaagagagagagagagagagagagatggtttGATTTGAAAGGAACAAATGTCTAGGTATGACATTTCAAAAATTCATGTTCTGTTCAATTCTTTTATGTTTCAAATAAAGGAGCAACACCAAGAGACAGAAGGCTTGTTTAACTATGTGGGAGGATGcagtatttctgtatttctctaGAGGGCCTCAGCACTCTGCTGAGTTAATATCTGGTTTCTGCTCAACTCTCATATGGCACATAACTAACACAGAGCCGTTGTCATTACACAATAGTTGGATTTATTGACTACACTCAGCACATAAAAAAGATGCACGCTCTGAAGTTGAAATAGAACTCTGACACATTTCCTATTTTTCTAAGCTTTTATAGATAATTCAGATACATGAggcacatacatacataacagTATGTAAATAAGACATCTGTGGatgaaactgatttttttcttcacacactacagaaaacaaatgcaatcTACAAAGATGTCACAACATGCTTCAACACTTGTTCCCCAAAACATTGCAAGCATTCACTTTCCCTTCTGACACCTTCTTAAATTTACACTACTTGACCTCCCAACCCTCTGCTGTGTCACTGATCCTTTTTCCGAAGAAGGCAGAAGGAATTTGTGCCAATCCAGAATCCGGGGAAAACCTTCTCCTGCATGTCAACTTTGAGCTTGTGAATCAGCCGCACCTCTTTCTCACCCTCGCCCTCCACTGACAGGAACTTTATGATACCGGCAGGCTGGTCGACGTAGATGCCCATGGTGGTGGACAGGGGGAGCTGGATGTCCACATTCTCGCTGTTGTGCCAGAACTGGTAACAGGAGCCAGACCAACCGACACCCCACGACCTGTCGTTCTCTCCGAGGCCACTGGGCCCATCCTGGCCCTTCCTGGGTGCACTCTCACAGACCACCCCGATCACCACCCAGCCATCAAAGTCCACTTCCCAGTACCCTCGATGGCCGAGCAGACCCTCCTTAGACAGCACCTGAAGCAGAGAGCAGGGAAACAGTCAAATATTTCTCTGTTCCAACTTCTAAAACTGAATATTAttagtttctgtttgtcagGTAAAGTACTTGTCTCaaaatactccactacaagtacaaTTTCCCcttcaaattctttacttaAGTGGAAGTTGAAAAGTAGAAGGCTTGAaccaaaacagtgttttaaactgTACTGAATTTTATGCTTTTGAGTCTAGTTCTGATTTAGTTGACAAACATTTGAAGGTGAGTATTATGGCAAAAAACCTTTAGAGTCTGACTGATGTTAACCGATTTACAGACTGACAGGCGGTTAATATGTAATAATGCATAATAATTTGTGTGTATTATATTTGAAGGACCCCGCACTTGAAAGAAATAACTATTAACTAAATATATTGGAGTAAACgtacaatattttcttttaaactcTAATGGAGTAAAGGTGGATGTAGAGTAAAATGGAAGTACAAATACTGCAGAACTATACTTAAGTACAGCATTTGATACTAATACTAACTCACCAACTCTGTCCAACTTCCAGGTTGGGAACCACTTGATTTTAGCAGTATTAATCTTTCTCCATAATGAGAACATTCATTTgactttagtgttttttttatgaattatttatttgtaatttgacATTGTTTTATGAGTTGTTCTCCAATCA of Anabas testudineus chromosome 8, fAnaTes1.2, whole genome shotgun sequence contains these proteins:
- the zgc:195001 gene encoding tripartite motif-containing protein 16 gives rise to the protein MALQRCTGTAITRPPHLIQNSTGSTKGIMPVPKKAGRKNSAAAEVLPPYEPNIPEPTTRGDFMKYWISLSLDDKTAQKLLWISEGGSKVARTSDAVCPYPNRPERYEHSPQVLSKEGLLGHRGYWEVDFDGWVVIGVVCESAPRKGQDGPSGLGENDRSWGVGWSGSCYQFWHNSENVDIQLPLSTTMGIYVDQPAGIIKFLSVEGEGEKEVRLIHKLKVDMQEKVFPGFWIGTNSFCLLRKKDQ